The sequence below is a genomic window from Terriglobia bacterium.
AGGTGCCGGGGGAGATGCTGCGCCGGATGATCGCCCGCGTGGCGTTCGCGGCGAGCATGGAGTCGATGGACCCGTCTCTCCGCGGGGCGTTGCTCCTCGTGCAGAAGGGACAGATCACCCTGGTGGCCACCGATGGCTATCGGCTCTCGTACGTTTCGCAGAAGGCCCCGGTGGCACCCGCCGGCGGCGACGTGCGGCTCGTCATCCCGAGAAAGGCGCTGCTCGAGCTCCAGAAGCTCCTCGGCGAGGTCGCGGATGGTGAGACCTTGGCGTTCGGCACCAAAGGGAACCACGTGTTCTTCCTGGTGGGGGCCCACGTTCTGACGTCCACCGTCCCGGTCCTCAACTTCCCGAAGTACGACCAGGTGATGCCGAAAGCCTACCAGACGTCCATCGTGCTCCCGACCGAAGGGCTGATGGAGGCCGTGAAGCGCGTCGCCCTCCTCGCCAGCGACCGATTCGGGCGGGTGGTGAAG
It includes:
- the dnaN gene encoding DNA polymerase III subunit beta, giving the protein MEFVIQKSDLVRELQTVTGVVEKRTTLPILANLLLEAQTGGIEVGASDLEISIRGKVSAKVKGTGSVTLPANKLHEIARLLPGAEVTFKVLERSQVAISCERTRYRISGQPRDEFPSFLEVDRGESIQVPGEMLRRMIARVAFAASMESMDPSLRGALLLVQKGQITLVATDGYRLSYVSQKAPVAPAGGDVRLVIPRKALLELQKLLGEVADGETLAFGTKGNHVFFLVGAHVLTSTVPVLNFPKYDQVMPKAYQTSIVLPTEGLMEAVKRVALLASDRFGRVVK